Proteins encoded within one genomic window of Deltaproteobacteria bacterium:
- a CDS encoding long-chain fatty acid--CoA ligase: MKHYNNLVEAFREISSTYSDKVLYSQSLIAEHCITKDKHRRWVSTSYQGARERIDKIANHLASLGVTLGTKVAILSASRPEWLEADFAIMSAGGIVVSIYQSLPPKDIAYILFDSDSKIVFVENQEQLDKLVTIMASRYDFPATEDRSELNTAIDIAHIVSFENTTEHPLNVSLEQIFQMPLDKPIDTWQSVKRTDLASLVYTSGTTGAPKGVMQTHGNHLANVRQVLESGILPENCDIMLFLPLAHSFAKLIGLLGFLTSASLKFPGVADRHSSRLNQKSLAIDLAESNVHVVPVVPRILEKMKEAIEAKANENGLSNYLLRLTLMASTKNYSSSSCASHCNIVWKLLHCLLTSIRAKIQLSLFGSKLEYILSGGAKLNLEVAQFFDMLGIKIVEGYGLTETCVATNVNRPDKLKLGAVGPVLAPDIEIKIEPDGEICFRGPNVAVGYYARPTATKMSWDAEGWFHTGDLGSIDNENHLSIVGRKKEIIVTSYGKNIAPVPIEDRLKSSKYIDQAMLVGEGRAFCVAIVVINEKEVLQYARSKKMSLEDPLHDNPIVSELIWNDVEQINHSLPNHEKIRKII, encoded by the coding sequence ATGAAGCATTATAATAACTTGGTCGAAGCTTTTCGAGAAATATCGTCTACTTATTCAGACAAAGTCCTGTATTCTCAGTCTCTGATTGCTGAGCACTGCATTACTAAGGACAAACACCGGAGGTGGGTTAGCACTTCATACCAAGGCGCTAGAGAGCGAATCGACAAGATAGCTAATCACTTGGCGTCGCTAGGAGTCACCTTAGGCACAAAAGTTGCTATTCTTTCCGCAAGTCGTCCCGAATGGCTAGAAGCTGATTTTGCTATCATGTCGGCAGGCGGCATAGTCGTGTCCATATATCAATCGCTCCCTCCCAAGGACATTGCCTACATTCTGTTTGATTCAGATTCAAAGATTGTTTTCGTAGAAAACCAGGAGCAGCTAGACAAGTTAGTGACTATAATGGCTAGCCGCTATGATTTCCCTGCGACCGAAGACAGGTCTGAGTTAAACACTGCTATTGACATCGCGCACATAGTTTCGTTTGAGAACACAACTGAGCATCCATTAAATGTATCACTCGAGCAAATCTTTCAGATGCCTTTAGATAAGCCCATCGATACTTGGCAGTCCGTTAAGAGAACTGATCTTGCCTCTCTCGTCTACACTTCTGGCACTACGGGCGCTCCTAAAGGAGTCATGCAAACTCATGGCAATCACCTCGCTAACGTTAGGCAAGTCTTGGAAAGCGGAATACTGCCAGAAAACTGCGACATAATGCTGTTTCTTCCATTGGCACATTCCTTCGCAAAATTAATTGGACTATTGGGGTTTCTAACTTCGGCTTCACTAAAATTCCCTGGAGTTGCGGACAGGCACTCATCTCGTCTAAATCAAAAGTCACTTGCTATCGATCTAGCTGAGAGCAATGTACACGTAGTTCCGGTAGTTCCACGAATTCTCGAAAAGATGAAGGAGGCCATTGAAGCCAAGGCAAATGAAAACGGCTTAAGCAACTATTTGCTGCGCCTGACGTTGATGGCTTCCACAAAAAACTATTCCTCTTCCTCCTGCGCGAGCCATTGCAACATAGTGTGGAAACTTCTTCACTGTCTGTTAACGTCGATTAGAGCGAAGATTCAGTTATCGTTGTTTGGTTCCAAACTCGAATATATTCTATCTGGTGGCGCAAAGCTCAACCTCGAAGTAGCACAATTCTTCGACATGTTGGGCATAAAAATCGTCGAAGGTTATGGGCTTACGGAGACATGCGTAGCAACAAACGTAAATAGACCCGATAAGTTAAAACTTGGAGCTGTTGGCCCAGTGCTTGCGCCTGATATTGAAATAAAGATAGAGCCGGATGGCGAGATATGTTTTAGAGGACCAAACGTTGCGGTGGGATACTACGCTCGCCCGACAGCAACTAAAATGTCATGGGATGCGGAAGGCTGGTTCCATACTGGGGATCTTGGTTCGATAGATAACGAAAACCATCTTTCCATTGTAGGGCGAAAAAAGGAAATAATCGTAACATCCTATGGAAAGAACATAGCACCCGTGCCGATAGAGGATAGGCTGAAATCTAGCAAATACATAGATCAAGCCATGCTAGTAGGCGAAGGGAGAGCTTTTTGCGTTGCAATCGTAGTTATTAACGAGAAGGAAGTATTGCAATACGCGAGAAGCAAAAAAATGTCACTCGAAGATCCATTGCACGATAACCCCATCGTTAGCGAACTAATATGGAATGACGTAGAGCAAATCAACCACTCACTACCCAACCACGAAAAAATCCGCAAAATTATC